The following DNA comes from Sebastes umbrosus isolate fSebUmb1 chromosome 8, fSebUmb1.pri, whole genome shotgun sequence.
tatatttgtgtgggacaatgtgggacacgttaccaaggctgagagctCGTCttcaattttgatataatgtctatctaacttaaataacatttctattctgccccttatcttgtaacatctctatgctttgcccgaaAGCAAccatagatcggcacatctccttctcctcgttttttgtgagactcacatgaactgtgtcgcttcatgtcgtattactccgtgtgaaattgaaaaataactgtcaaatttcacaaaaaactctgagaatcaCCTTCCACCGGCTTATAAAAACgtataagtagtttcacagtctttgttgtagctgctcttcctttcctttgtggtagtttccatcatattctgcctaaatctgcatagctcGTGACTTTGCAGTGACTCGCAATTTTCCCTGTTGGGCATAGACGGTGAaaggttaacctgcacttgacccactagtgcacagtttgacagcaaacacagccccgtgatgacagcctcccctgctttcttcacagccattggataaaagccagatttaaaaaaaaaaaaaaaagcttctgtcctgcagtgcagtttgacttttgaaaactagagccaatgaaaatgtgggacactgtctcaatatgtgggacgtgggatAGAAATGCTGCGCAGTCCCtcataaagtgggacacctagTCACCTATAAAGTGAAGGTGGTTAATggataatcagaatcagaatcgtttTTATTGCCAGGGGTGTAAGAGGTATatactaggaatttgctttggttttgttggtgcaggtaagcagtataataacaaaagaatagataaagacgttagaataaaataagaattaaaaaatttaaattctaccaatatacaatatacaaaataagctataaacaaaataaacctgatataaacagatagtgaaACCATATAAGGCTGCAAATAATGCAGCCTTATATGACACATCTACTTCCATCACAAGAAAATAGGCTACAAAAATCACAGTTTACTGGCACAAGACTGTATTTTTTCACCACCATGTATAACGCAACAGTGTGGGAGGAGGTTGCACTAGAAAGGACCAGTCAAAGTGTAGGAGAGGCCCAATTTTGCAGGCTTTTTTAAGTCTGTCTGCAAACtttctaaaaatgtaaatgccAGGATGGCTTTGCCTCATGATGATTACACTTTTACACTGCAGGAAGAGCAAACAAACAAGCAGCAGTTCCGGCAGTTCAGGCATGCTGTCCTCAGGGCTCCATGTACTAAGATGAACGGAGAGAGACCGCATTGCTGCTCCGAGACTGATCACCCACCAACACCCCCaacccatccctcctcctcctcataaAAGCACGCACAACCACGCCTCCAGAGGCACGCACACAAGCGCAGACACACCTCCTCCTTTACCccctccatcacacacacgcacacaaacacacgcacaaatCCGAGTGTGAGCAGCAGCATCGCTGGGTGAAGTGGACAACATGTAAAAGGCAGCATGAAGGACGAGGGCTCGTTCTCCTGGAGgcgcacagcagcagcaggcagcagcaggagcgGTAGTGGTGTCGCTGTCGGAGAGCAGGCTGCAGCTTCACCATGTCCACCGCATCACATCTCCTCACTGGCGATACGGTAAGTAAAAAGGCCCCCTCGATGTCTCGCAGAAATCTGTCATTTCCAAACTTAGTCGAACTCATCATCAGCTGGTTTGAACCCACtacttctgtctctctttcccccGCATATGATGTCATTTGATGCTCAAAGGCATTAGGTCAGGCACCACTAAAGGATGGAGGGCCGATCGTGCCGCAGCACCAAAATAAAAGGGGGTGTCGAAGTGCGTGCAGAGCAAGTATTTGGTAATGCTTCAAGGCTGAATGCGCCTCGATTTTGGCCCCATGTGGAGGCTTCAAGCGAAtacacactgttaagaatttcccagtaaaataacagtaaagaactggcagcagggttgcctttatgttcctgtaaaattaacattattatacagtagctggaatttacagctttgtactgttaatgaaaaatactgtttttttttttttttttagtaatttcacagtattttacagttaatttactgtttaaagatacattatatagctgtttttcaccttccttttacattatcttactgatttgttttaatgcactatttattttttacatacattttaataaacattattttttgcctagatgaatagacttagcaggttacagacataggaatagtcacactaaatacaattaaaggcacttgttaggaaaaaggctataatagacttgttgacacttttcccaaaatgtctgtctctagctggctacaagcacagaatgcaaaccataacaacatgtgagtgaagaacagagctaattcactgattttacaatcatgtacaatgtacaagcctcgcatgagcagatcaggtcccagaattcaagaaatactgcatgaaactgttactgatgatactttagacagttgatcagcagtaaagtgttgttttttaagaatgcattatagttcagttaaaaaacggcctatgagcgtaatttaacaggtttttcttttgtattaacagtaaagcactgtttttagcaataacaggttaatactgttgaaatcctgctgtaaattaacagcaattgtttacagtgtacgcATCACATTTGTTATTGTCTGGGAAAAGCCTTGCAAAATGGCAGACTATATGTACAAGTTTTTAGCTTTagtttttgtttatagcttattttgtatttgtatattggtagaaattaaatttttttattccaGCGTTTTgaatctattcttttgttattatactgtttgacttgcaccaacaaaaccaaagcaaattcctatagtgtatacctcttacacctggcaataaacacgattctgattctgatttagtTACAAACTGAAATGAGCCCCAATTAAactagtaaaaacacaacatcatgCAACAAAAAATATAGCACAGTCTCTAAGGTATTATCATTGGTGCATCCTTTAGATAAGGTCAATATAAAGTCACACTCACAGtatttatggattttttgcacCAAACAGACAATATTAAAGCAATTCATATTGAGTGAAACTGTGCCCTTCGGTGTGCAACTCCAGGAGTGCTTCATGGTTCCTTTTGCTGTGTGCTGTAGCCATGGAGACAGTATGTGGCATGTGGTTTTATACTTGTGCAAGAAAGTGTAGTCCCTCTCTATTGAAGAGCAGCCTTTTAGAccatgaggatgaggatgagtaGAGGGAGGAATGCATGCATTTAGTTAGCCTAACCTTCTTGTCTTGTGCtctaattttaaaaacaaatgtgcttCACGTTAACACTTAACTTCAGAAAAAAGCCTAATATTTCCACAGGGACTTTAAAGTTTGTCTGTGATGGTCAGTAGTGATGTCGTCAGTGACCTATTGTAGACCTACATTATTAATTATGATATTTGATTAATCTCTTGTGGCATTTATATACTGAAGCATCCCTATTGGGAGTTGTACAGCAGCTATTTCCACAGCATCCTAAACCCATTCATATCTTCTTTAACTATTACAACGTGATGGGGAGCAATTGTTCACATCCACTAAAGTATTAAAGCTGGGTAGCAGTTTGAGACATAGACTGAATGTTCATCCTTCACATCTTGCACCTTAttatgtctattttttttatgctttgtaATAAAATGAAGTCTCATCAAGGCCCTGCATTTTGCTGACACGTCACCTCATTCATTCAAACCTAGAAGAATAAGAAGATGATGGATTtaaggaactttttttttttaccccatcTAGTGGCATATAGTTTAACTTCCATCTCATCATCATATTCTTCACTGATGggatattaataatgaattcatTCCTGCTATATTGGCACAAGTGACACAGAAGTAGTCCCTGATATTATTCATGCAGTGTTATAATGACATTCAGCCATCATATTGGACATTAGTGGCGGTTAGACCCAACGGTGATAGAACCGCTGGTAATAGCACAGTATGTAACCTGTATTTATAAGAACAGCAGACTTTTGGGATTATACTTTTTACAGGATTTGTAAAGATGGGGAAATTTGCTCTTCAACTACGATGCAGTTCCTTACTACATTGTTATACTATTGTTGGATGTAGCAAGTCAAATTGAGACCTTGAACTACTCGTGCAGCTGAAACACTAGCACTATCACATGAATACAAACATATTTACTACTACTTCATGTAATTGGACAAAATTCGTAATAAATATAAGCAAAAAAGCTGATAATGTATGTAAAATTTATTAAATTTAGGTGATCCATCTTGCCAAAAACTAATCTGTGATCTGGTATTAATTTGCAATGTTTTGACTCCCATTCATGCAAATCTAGAAACAgtcttttaaaattaaatacatcATCCTTGTATGCAACTGTAGctgctgtgtttatttctaTTCAGAGcagcaaaatacacacacagcaggtaTCTTTTAATATGTCCTTGAAAGAAAGAATTATAAGGTACCAAACAAAGCAATGAATACcagtgttggtttgtctgtcgcGGTTGGTCATGTGTGAAAGGACGTGATATTTAGGTATGTTGTGGAGACATGACAGGGGGATGGCTGGTCAGTCCTCTCTCCTCACGATGAACAGATGGTAACTCAGGGTTAGCTCGTGGGTGGGTGCCAACAAGGAagcccatgtgtgtgtgacacataAATCCATTGTTGAAACGGAATTGTTTTGACCATTAAAATATTCAAAGGCCTTAAAAGATACTCTGGATGTTCAAGCTGAGATTGATAACAGTTGTctgtatgttatttatttataagatgTGAATAATTCAAACAGTGGAAAACGGAAATGCTTTGTTGCAatgcatttcttttaattttaaaaacaatgatACTAAAACTCAACTAACtttttattgtaatattgtTTTGTCTCTAATATGTACTGTAATTGGTTATAGGTTACAGGATCTAATGGTAAACCAAGACGTGCTGCAGTTATGcaataaaattattataaatttgttatagtttaaaataactaatatTATTGTCTTCAACCgtgtttattgattaatcttttGAAAAAGTTTTTacgtaaaatgaaaaataaatactttttaccAGCAATTTGGCAAGTTATGTTTTGCATTTCCTTTTAATAAAGATACCTTCTAGTTAGCAGTACAAGATAATGTGAATAGCTTGTTTTAGCATACATTGTCTCCAGTAAGTCTAATTAAAGGTCGTGTCTCATCAGTTTTTGTGGTTTGATTGCATACATACTGCCCCCTCAAATAACCTAAAAAAATTTCAATATAATGAATGGTTGTCACGTTGCTCAGATTTAATGTTATGTTGTGGCTGTCTGCACGAAATTAACTTGGTTAGTAAATGAACAACTACATGTGTTAAATTTATACACAATCATCATTACAGGCGTCTGTGGTCAGGTTGTTGTTGTACAGAttcaaaaaaattatttaaaatgtattcggGGATTTGGTTCACAGACTAATCAAACGTAAACTGAACTTACTATTGCTGTAAACAATTTACTGGCATTTACAGCAtttaaattgcattgaagtgcatttgttttcttctctctcttcctttccccAGGCTGTGTTGATCTTGAAACACACTGAATGGAGAGCGTTGAGGTCCCTTTAAGATGACACGAACGCATCCTCCTGATATACTGGCATCGACTCTATATCGGGACTTTACTCTAAATCCCATCACTGACCGCTCCTTTTCTCTCCACTCCTCCCGACAGTGCGACTCAAAAATGATCGACAAACCAGAAATCATCAACAAAAGACACTGTCGCAGCTTTGACTTCATTGAGTCACTGGATGACCCGCAGTCCCTCTCTTCCTCAATGGAGTACCCTTACAAGAGGGCAGAGCATCAGACATTAAGCAAAGATCTAATGTGGAATGGACTCGATCAACCGGGGCACCTTCGTTTTTCGTCTCCCGATCTGTTCAACACCAGGCAGTTCCAGCAGCATACCAGCACCCAGGACAAACCCAGTCATCTTACATGGTCAGACTCTAAAAAGAGAACAAGATCTAGAAGCGCTCCAAGAATTAAGTCCACCCTCACTCCTGTGCCCATCTCAGTGTCTCCTCCAGGAGCCAGGAAGGGGAGGGATGTGCCGCAGGCTGCGACGGATACCTTGAGGACTTCTGAAACACATCGAGAACCCTACccctcaaacagagcatttttGAATGAGGTGCATCCTATCAAACTGCAGCATCAGCCTCCCCTCTATGTCTCAGACTGTTTTGAGGAGGATAAACCAGACAAACCAGCCATAACCCCTCACGTCAGGTGCCGTGTGGACATTAAGCCAGATGCTGCTGTACTGCAGCACACATCTAGGCAGGCTCCCAATGTACGGACTGATCATCTTTGGCAGAGATACTCCCAAGCCAGTAGCAGTAGAGGTTTGTATGTACCTCGACAGATTGTCTCCTCACCAACGCCCACTCCAAGCGAATGCTACAGTGGAGATTTTAGACAAGGATACCACTATACCACCAGCATGTCTCCCATCTCATACCAGCACCTAGACATGCACAGAATGCCATCACCAACAGCACCATATCTGAGTCAAGAACAAAGAGCGTACTCAAATCCTAACATACCAACCAAGTTTTTCTACACAGAGGACCCTGTTCGGTATCCAGTCCATCCCTATTCTAGAGCATACTTTCAGGATGACCGGTCCAGCCTAACCAGCCATGGTAGTACAATGACTAGTCAGTATGATCCAAGGACTCGATGGGTGCACACCCTTCCTGTCAGGTCGTATTATACAGAAAACCTTCCcaacagagagccagcacacTCCGTATATAGTAGGCCTTACTCTACCAGTGAGGCAGGATCATACTTTTCTCAAACTCCACTGTCTAGACCTTACTATGGAGAGGACAGCCGGTTCAATCCATACCATATGAGTAACTCAAGGTTGTTTTATTCCAAACCAGGCTCCCCTGAGGAGCAGTACTTTCCACCAAGGCCATACCATACGGAGGGCCGTCGTCGCCCTCGAATGTCGCAGGCCTTTTCAGATGACTGGTATCGCTCAAGTATATCTGGTTATTCTAACCAGTCCTCTCACCTGCACACACCACCAAGAGTAAGGCAAGACACCAGTATACCCCCGTGGTTTACTAACAGCTGCTCGGAGACAAGTAGACTAGGAGCAGAGGTCAGAAACCACTCCAAGTCTTGGGACAATATTCTGTATCCACGGCACGACAGAGAGCAATCAGTGCCTCGCGGACGAAGCTACGAGAACCTGTTCCACCAAGCGAAGCAAGCGGCGTCCTCTGATATTACATCTCAACCTGTCATACTTAACCTCTCGAGTTCACCAAGACGCTACGCCGCCCTTTCGCTCTCTGAAAGCTCGTTGGAGAAGGGCTCAAGCAATCCGTGGAGGAATACCAAGAGCGGGCACTGGTTTGTAACTCCTGAGATCACAATAACAGATAATGACATTTGCGCAGGCAACAGCAAGCGGCGTGATGTGCACACCGTCAGCTGGGATATGTTGGACGGTGAAAAGACGCCATCTCCGAGAGTAATGCATCAGAAGCAGCCACAAAGTACATCGGTCGACATAACCAAAGAGAGGAAACACAACAACTTCTCCCTCCAGCAGAGTCTAGAGCAACTGGACGAACTCTTGGCTGATTTGGTTGTTGATTACAAACCGCCAAC
Coding sequences within:
- the unm_hu7912 gene encoding apical junction component 1 homolog, with product MTRTHPPDILASTLYRDFTLNPITDRSFSLHSSRQCDSKMIDKPEIINKRHCRSFDFIESLDDPQSLSSSMEYPYKRAEHQTLSKDLMWNGLDQPGHLRFSSPDLFNTRQFQQHTSTQDKPSHLTWSDSKKRTRSRSAPRIKSTLTPVPISVSPPGARKGRDVPQAATDTLRTSETHREPYPSNRAFLNEVHPIKLQHQPPLYVSDCFEEDKPDKPAITPHVRCRVDIKPDAAVLQHTSRQAPNVRTDHLWQRYSQASSSRGLYVPRQIVSSPTPTPSECYSGDFRQGYHYTTSMSPISYQHLDMHRMPSPTAPYLSQEQRAYSNPNIPTKFFYTEDPVRYPVHPYSRAYFQDDRSSLTSHGSTMTSQYDPRTRWVHTLPVRSYYTENLPNREPAHSVYSRPYSTSEAGSYFSQTPLSRPYYGEDSRFNPYHMSNSRLFYSKPGSPEEQYFPPRPYHTEGRRRPRMSQAFSDDWYRSSISGYSNQSSHLHTPPRVRQDTSIPPWFTNSCSETSRLGAEVRNHSKSWDNILYPRHDREQSVPRGRSYENLFHQAKQAASSDITSQPVILNLSSSPRRYAALSLSESSLEKGSSNPWRNTKSGHWFVTPEITITDNDICAGNSKRRDVHTVSWDMLDGEKTPSPRVMHQKQPQSTSVDITKERKHNNFSLQQSLEQLDELLADLVVDYKPPTGRKSSEGLLDQLKQLITEDDDKDRGSSGLENLGCLNTQLPSSKSSPDTIKDPDSGFDALHRSTEECSPDHSTDEDDTMVCANKKCNRIESMFNACLYFKSCHSCYTFYCSRNCRRDDWEIHKETCLYGRVNSVCRHSLKFCRENSEIHKAFSRVAKAGYLSRGRGVLFLGFANPETADNFLQVGLESLLMSPTYLSLRELDGFKDNLGEYCKELQQAGNDYDPNECFLLNVSVAVGELVPNRPSPRVQAPTVRKYAKVSLASSSPDKKVLRKDSEMETLILTPPPGTPDIDKEGEEGRKAREVCFVNIQRELRTRGVFLRHEYPKIYNQLCEFVESNKGFTPTTIYPIDKRTGKQFMCMIMAASEPRTLDWVGTPHLLDDII